A stretch of Corallococcus macrosporus DNA encodes these proteins:
- the def gene encoding peptide deformylase: MVREILIWPDPILKQKAKPVVKVDDKVRALIKDMFETMYAAEGVGLAAPQVGILQRVIVLDTRPQQPDSKPLAMINPEFVALEGETTYTEGCLSIPGEAEDVDRAAVATVRYLDEDGNEQTLRCDGLLAIAVQHETDHLDGTVFVDHVSTLKREFIRKRMKKLKASKDQGAPASA; the protein is encoded by the coding sequence ATGGTTCGCGAGATTCTCATCTGGCCAGACCCCATCCTGAAGCAGAAGGCCAAGCCCGTGGTGAAGGTGGACGACAAGGTCCGCGCGCTCATCAAGGACATGTTCGAGACGATGTACGCCGCGGAGGGCGTCGGTCTCGCCGCGCCGCAGGTGGGCATCCTCCAGCGCGTCATCGTCCTGGACACCCGGCCGCAGCAGCCGGACTCCAAGCCCCTGGCGATGATCAACCCGGAGTTCGTCGCCCTCGAAGGGGAGACGACCTACACGGAGGGCTGCCTCTCCATCCCCGGTGAAGCCGAGGACGTGGACCGCGCCGCCGTCGCCACCGTGCGCTACCTGGACGAGGACGGAAACGAGCAGACGCTGCGCTGTGACGGCCTCCTCGCCATCGCCGTGCAGCACGAGACGGACCACCTGGACGGCACCGTCTTCGTGGACCACGTCTCCACGCTCAAGCGTGAGTTCATCCGCAAGCGCATGAAGAAGCTCAAGGCCTCGAAGGATCAGGGCGCTCCGGCGTCCGCCTGA
- the priA gene encoding replication restart helicase PriA produces the protein MRPVVSATPAQLASVAVGRPVRGEFTYLVPEALAGNLAPGQRVLVPFGRGMALGFYLGPANAPVEGGVRLKPIQRVLEDSPSLPKDLIALLRFTAEHYRYPLGEVIRGALPPGLSTAVDEKEAKPDIQFFVEALVTEVPPQLARAPAQAAVLQYLLAVGGRAPLDEVTHAIPGARETLKKLATRKFVKWVEVTLQAGVREGLVQNRPDRLTPEQALAVKELQGAVDAGGFQPYLLHGVTGSGKTEVYLRAVEHTLARGLGSLVLVPEIALTPQLVGRFRSRFGGDVAVLHSGLKDRERLFHWQALRKGTVKIAVGVRSAVFAPVEHLGLIVVDEEHDPSFKQDEKLRYQARDLAVVRGKQAGAVVVLGSATPSLETLQNTRSGRYKLIELKNRVDDRPMPTINLVDLRVERPREGQVTEEAPILSPQMLQAMEETVAKGQQVILFLNRRGHSTILLCEVCGLSLKCHDCDVCMTHHRSQNRVVCHYCGVAFPVPNACRECTGPLLKLGIGTERVEAEVLEKMPHARVARLDRDSATSAEKLTELLASFARRELDVLVGTQMVAKGHDFPGVTLVCVVMADTSLAIPDFRAAERTFHLLTQVAGRAGRGKDPGRVLVQTYNPDAEPVKRVLAHDFDGFSKQELEWRKALAYPPFARMAAVRLEGEHPEQTAGVARFLGNLVGRHMPPASAGVRLLGPALAPIARIRGKTRWQLLLKAPTHSALAPLLARLEAALPDVPNGVKVVIDVDPGAML, from the coding sequence GTGCGCCCCGTCGTGAGCGCCACCCCTGCCCAACTTGCGTCCGTCGCCGTGGGACGTCCCGTGCGCGGGGAGTTCACCTACCTGGTGCCGGAGGCGCTCGCGGGCAACCTCGCCCCGGGCCAGCGCGTGCTGGTGCCCTTCGGCCGGGGCATGGCGCTGGGCTTCTACCTGGGGCCCGCGAACGCACCGGTGGAGGGCGGCGTGCGGCTCAAGCCCATCCAGCGCGTGCTGGAGGACTCGCCCTCCCTGCCCAAGGACCTCATCGCGCTCCTGCGCTTCACCGCCGAGCACTACCGCTATCCGCTGGGCGAGGTGATCCGCGGCGCGCTGCCGCCGGGCCTCTCCACCGCGGTGGATGAGAAGGAAGCGAAGCCGGACATCCAGTTCTTCGTGGAGGCGCTCGTCACGGAGGTGCCGCCGCAGCTGGCCCGCGCTCCGGCGCAGGCCGCCGTGCTCCAGTACCTCCTGGCGGTGGGCGGACGCGCGCCGCTGGACGAGGTGACGCACGCCATCCCCGGCGCGCGCGAGACGCTGAAGAAGCTGGCCACGCGCAAGTTCGTGAAGTGGGTGGAGGTGACGCTGCAGGCCGGCGTGCGCGAGGGGCTGGTGCAGAACCGCCCGGACCGCCTCACCCCGGAGCAGGCCCTCGCGGTGAAGGAACTCCAGGGCGCCGTGGACGCGGGCGGCTTCCAGCCGTACCTCCTGCACGGCGTCACCGGCAGCGGCAAGACGGAGGTCTACCTGCGCGCGGTGGAGCACACGCTCGCGCGCGGCCTGGGCAGCCTGGTGCTGGTGCCGGAAATCGCGCTGACGCCGCAGCTGGTGGGGCGCTTCCGCAGCCGCTTCGGCGGGGACGTGGCGGTGCTGCACTCGGGGCTCAAGGACCGCGAGCGGCTGTTCCACTGGCAGGCGCTGCGCAAGGGCACGGTGAAGATCGCCGTCGGTGTGCGCTCGGCGGTGTTCGCGCCGGTGGAGCACCTGGGGCTCATCGTCGTGGACGAGGAGCACGACCCGTCCTTCAAGCAGGACGAGAAGCTGCGCTACCAGGCGCGTGACCTGGCGGTGGTGCGCGGCAAGCAGGCCGGCGCGGTGGTGGTGCTGGGCTCGGCGACGCCGTCCCTGGAGACGCTCCAGAACACGCGCTCCGGCCGCTACAAGCTCATCGAGCTGAAGAACCGCGTGGATGACCGGCCCATGCCCACCATCAACCTGGTGGACCTGCGCGTGGAGCGTCCGCGCGAGGGCCAGGTGACGGAAGAGGCGCCCATCCTCAGCCCGCAGATGCTCCAGGCCATGGAGGAGACGGTGGCCAAGGGGCAGCAGGTCATCCTGTTCCTCAACCGCCGCGGCCACAGCACCATCCTCCTGTGCGAGGTGTGCGGCCTGTCGCTCAAGTGCCACGACTGCGACGTGTGCATGACGCACCACCGCTCGCAGAACCGGGTGGTGTGCCACTACTGCGGCGTGGCCTTCCCGGTGCCCAACGCCTGCCGCGAGTGCACGGGCCCGCTGCTCAAGCTGGGCATCGGCACGGAGCGCGTGGAGGCGGAGGTCCTGGAGAAGATGCCGCACGCACGCGTGGCGCGGCTGGACCGGGACTCCGCGACGAGCGCGGAGAAGCTGACGGAGCTGCTGGCGTCCTTCGCGCGGCGGGAGCTGGACGTGCTGGTGGGCACGCAGATGGTGGCCAAGGGGCACGACTTTCCGGGCGTGACGCTGGTGTGCGTGGTGATGGCGGACACGTCCCTGGCCATTCCGGACTTCCGGGCCGCCGAGCGGACCTTCCACCTGTTGACCCAGGTGGCGGGGCGGGCGGGACGCGGCAAGGACCCGGGCCGGGTGCTGGTGCAGACCTACAACCCGGACGCGGAGCCGGTGAAGCGGGTGCTGGCGCACGACTTCGACGGGTTCTCCAAGCAGGAACTGGAGTGGCGCAAGGCGCTGGCCTATCCGCCCTTCGCGCGCATGGCGGCCGTCCGGCTGGAGGGCGAGCACCCCGAGCAGACGGCGGGGGTGGCGCGCTTCCTGGGGAACCTGGTGGGGCGGCACATGCCGCCGGCCTCGGCGGGGGTGCGCCTCTTGGGGCCGGCCCTGGCGCCCATTGCCCGGATTCGGGGCAAGACGCGCTGGCAGCTGCTCCTGAAGGCGCCGACGCATTCTGCGCTCGCCCCATTGCTCGCCCGGCTGGAGGCGGCGTTGCCGGATGTGCCCAACGGGGTGAAGGTCGTCATCGACGTGGATCCCGGGGCCATGCTGTAG
- a CDS encoding glutathione S-transferase family protein — translation MKLYGNPMSTCTRKVLTVLAEKGREVEFINIDLQKGEQKSPAHLARQPFGVVPALELDDGFMMYESRAIARFLDRTLPGTSLTPADPKGYALMEQFIGVEQSYFSGPAMKVVMERFRGTNNEENIAKGREGVKHPLEVIDAVLAKQPFLAGKDFTLAEVSWAPYVEYLFVVGEKDLVTPHKHVVAWWERVSNRPSVKKAFGK, via the coding sequence ATGAAGCTCTATGGCAACCCGATGAGCACGTGTACCCGCAAGGTCCTCACCGTCCTGGCGGAGAAGGGCCGCGAGGTCGAGTTCATCAACATCGACCTGCAGAAGGGCGAGCAGAAGTCGCCCGCGCACCTGGCCCGCCAGCCCTTTGGCGTGGTGCCCGCGCTGGAGCTGGATGACGGCTTCATGATGTACGAGTCGCGCGCCATCGCCCGCTTCCTGGACCGCACCCTGCCGGGCACGTCGCTGACGCCCGCGGACCCCAAGGGCTACGCGCTGATGGAGCAGTTCATCGGCGTGGAGCAGTCCTACTTCTCCGGCCCGGCCATGAAGGTCGTCATGGAGCGCTTCCGGGGCACCAACAACGAGGAGAACATCGCCAAGGGCCGCGAGGGCGTGAAGCACCCGCTGGAGGTCATCGACGCGGTGCTGGCGAAGCAGCCGTTCCTTGCGGGCAAGGACTTCACGCTCGCGGAGGTCTCCTGGGCGCCCTACGTGGAGTACCTCTTCGTGGTGGGCGAGAAGGACCTCGTCACCCCGCACAAGCACGTGGTGGCCTGGTGGGAGCGCGTGAGCAACCGCCCGTCCGTGAAGAAGGCCTTCGGCAAGTAG
- the galU gene encoding UTP--glucose-1-phosphate uridylyltransferase GalU has product MSSTDTKAAKPIRKCVIPAAGLGTRFLPATKAVPKEMLPIVDTPTLQYIVEEAVAAGMEDVVVINGRGKGAIEDHFDIAFELETTMRARGKTADADRMRAIANLVRIISVRQKEPLGLGHAVLCARSVIGDEPFGVLLGDDMIDSPEDPGIGQLARIYAQHQKAVIALMEVPESETHLYGIAAGKDLGNGVIQIDNVVEKPRKGTAPSNLAVIGRYVLPPSIFPILEKQTTGVGGEIQLTDGLATLQKTEGLLGYKFQGQRYDAGDKVGYLKANIAYALKRPDLRGGLLEYLREVVKTEKP; this is encoded by the coding sequence ATGTCCTCCACCGACACGAAGGCAGCGAAGCCCATCCGCAAGTGCGTCATCCCGGCGGCCGGCCTGGGCACCCGGTTCCTCCCGGCCACCAAGGCGGTGCCCAAGGAGATGCTGCCCATCGTCGACACGCCCACCCTCCAGTACATCGTCGAGGAGGCCGTGGCCGCGGGCATGGAGGACGTGGTCGTCATCAACGGCCGCGGCAAGGGCGCCATCGAGGACCACTTCGACATCGCGTTCGAGCTGGAGACCACCATGCGCGCGCGCGGCAAGACGGCGGACGCGGACCGCATGCGCGCCATCGCGAACCTCGTGCGCATCATCAGCGTGCGCCAGAAGGAGCCGCTCGGCCTGGGCCACGCCGTGCTGTGCGCCAGGAGCGTCATCGGCGACGAGCCCTTCGGCGTCCTCCTGGGCGACGACATGATCGACTCGCCGGAGGATCCCGGCATCGGGCAGTTGGCGCGCATCTACGCGCAGCACCAGAAGGCCGTCATCGCGCTGATGGAGGTCCCGGAGAGCGAGACGCACCTGTACGGCATCGCCGCCGGCAAGGACCTGGGCAACGGCGTCATCCAGATCGACAACGTGGTGGAGAAGCCCAGGAAGGGCACCGCACCGTCGAACCTGGCGGTGATTGGCCGCTACGTGCTGCCCCCGTCCATCTTCCCCATCCTGGAGAAGCAGACCACCGGCGTGGGCGGCGAAATCCAGCTCACGGACGGCCTGGCCACGCTCCAGAAGACCGAAGGTCTGCTGGGCTACAAGTTCCAAGGCCAGCGCTACGACGCCGGTGACAAGGTGGGTTACCTCAAGGCGAACATCGCCTATGCGCTCAAGCGCCCCGACCTGCGCGGAGGACTCCTGGAGTACCTGCGCGAGGTCGTCAAGACGGAGAAGCCGTGA
- a CDS encoding response regulator receiver protein: protein MGASVLLVHDDIATIAAVRRLLSREGHEVILATSAADALIAFGHHLPELIVLAPGVESGRGRVVLEELVQHPEGHKARVLLLSEAIEGFSAPVAPLPLDGPSFVTLVDTLIRAPAEADGWRVVENRALQEPAKGSGPGSDEAWHATAPHAVGGDPALANALFGDLAPLNQTDWEVAAMTREERSAHAVHQQRERSTHLAMNAALEEAHLEVESEAMASIDSALSVGTKSEWAAGEGDSGEAWGEQDPDANIGDEWDAEPPNADAADGRSPEARTTLRFPFPNEEGAEEEGAPPEGQLAFREERLTPPGLKPVKAAPKLGDEGFFDVDSDEGAGAAKVAEPEGAAPLAWKELEPDPELESRPSRGGVGDPDEADFGSVAEDVAAEERARAAAAESSEEAESSSSEPTEEELAAAGLSNWDVLEQELKASAEARERGEEPDAAEKPVGSDWFDSETVEETKTEGTKPLQWSDPAGGDAARAGREGARPDEAKSARSDEAKALHSGDAKSARPEDDKASRPDEANASRAGDAQVSRADEATAARPEEAKASRDGGAPDTAAHRVNPERPLRVAARVPLRSSGKAPVGVVAGPSDAAVSPAALSDKSGAGSAAVTSGTAVESGAGAAAGTHALISGAGGTATRAASPSGVGDAAGSNPFSSRSRDTGAGTSAHTGDAAGARDAANPDGSSEPTARLEVQAPSSPMQVPGGLQRANKTRTQEQQAPAPASNDAAEPPSDLAAELESLREELAMAYAAIEEAEARAADAEALAESEQSLRVELEERVAGEARAREDALLEANAEVEARSAVEVRAEAEVHARARAESLLKQASEARADSEVRAVSATQALAEVEARLASEAGSRVEAEARADAEERARREAEALAEMARLELAELEKRIATEVQAREEAELRARQEAQTREEAEARAELEQAARTDVEARLEAEIEARLAAEARAESGTERTERRDDETAAVEARRAEAEARAEAEAKARTAAEAKVKHSAQALSLVEVRAHQLAQSLAESEARAKQSAQALAQAETRVQQATQALAQSEAKAKQSAQALAQVEARAQQLAQVLLQGEAKAKQSTQAVSQAEDRATQAEEARAAAEVTAERNAERLAEAEARAAKAEEALAEAQARAEEAEAAAKQNETRFAETLGQANARMEQLKQARQRAEAKAAQPAEALLQAEARVDQLTQALARTEARVKELSEAVKRAEARAAEAEQARDANARQLQAEAEASEDLLTQAQAEADARAEQLKKAQAEAETRAEQLKQAQAEAEAREQLLTQAQAEAEARAEQLTQAQVEAQAREELLTRAQAEAQAREEKLKQLEAEATAREEQLRQAQAEAEAREEHLKQVQAEAENRGEKLKQLEAEAEAREEQLKQSQSGAEAREESLTQAQAEAEAREERLKQLEAEAEARAEKLKQLEAETEAREEQLKQAQAEAAAREEQLKQVQAESDARAEQLAQLQSEAKQTAEQLTQARAEAEARAEQLQRLQSDSGDRADQFTQVQAEAAKTAGQLKLAQAEAEALAQARTEAEARIAQLTQALAQAEQARTEAEATAEQQLQARTAAESRALQAEQKSAESTAKATSEGRLRTVLEVRLDSEARARQDLEARIETESQARTAAEARLAAETHARAEAEARAQSESTNLTQARDTLQSQLDQLREELTREREARVRLEAEAVEQRLQAEREREQLEARAQRDAEEAAAQARATLIPLESPGRPEMAVARSGSLTQEGLARLVLRLCDARMEVRLELKVMNALRVLWLRDGALVGAASSAQGESLIDRARADGLIDARQEAELRLVRSATTGTLLEALRGRGYVREAESVPLVQRYTEQVFLDALAEPSTLYRLVPEPAPHEVALAAATRPPLHLLAEGLRNTLTAESLLDAAGSLRAQVSRGDAHMAPTDFGLSARELQLLQAVDGERTLESLLLGAGLPQDGALKTLAVARALGLIALHPPSEDAQGDLPPELDVHRLEAKFEEIQDADYFTVLGLARSAGSEEVKRAYALLAAEFHPLRFAGHPDPALQHRAQQIRAVLTEAARALGDDRLRGEYARNLLD from the coding sequence ATGGGCGCCTCGGTCCTCCTCGTACACGACGACATCGCCACCATCGCCGCCGTCCGGCGACTGCTGTCCCGCGAAGGGCACGAGGTCATCCTCGCCACCTCCGCCGCGGACGCGCTCATCGCCTTCGGGCATCACCTGCCGGAGCTCATCGTGCTGGCGCCGGGCGTGGAGAGCGGCCGCGGGCGCGTGGTGCTGGAGGAGCTGGTGCAGCACCCGGAGGGCCACAAGGCCCGGGTGCTGCTCTTGAGCGAAGCCATCGAGGGCTTCAGCGCGCCGGTGGCGCCGCTGCCCCTGGACGGCCCCAGCTTCGTGACGCTGGTGGACACGTTGATCCGCGCCCCGGCGGAGGCGGACGGCTGGCGCGTGGTGGAGAACCGGGCGCTCCAGGAGCCGGCGAAGGGGAGCGGCCCGGGTTCGGACGAAGCGTGGCACGCGACGGCGCCGCACGCGGTGGGCGGGGACCCGGCGCTGGCCAACGCGCTGTTCGGGGACCTGGCGCCGCTGAACCAGACGGACTGGGAAGTGGCGGCGATGACGCGCGAGGAGCGCAGCGCGCACGCCGTGCACCAGCAGCGCGAGCGCAGCACGCACCTGGCGATGAACGCCGCGCTGGAAGAGGCGCACCTGGAGGTGGAGTCGGAGGCGATGGCGTCCATCGACTCGGCGCTCTCCGTGGGCACGAAGTCGGAGTGGGCGGCGGGGGAGGGGGACTCCGGGGAGGCGTGGGGCGAGCAGGATCCGGACGCGAACATCGGCGACGAGTGGGACGCGGAGCCGCCGAACGCGGACGCGGCGGACGGCCGTTCGCCGGAGGCGCGCACCACGCTGCGCTTCCCGTTCCCGAACGAGGAGGGGGCCGAGGAGGAAGGGGCGCCGCCGGAGGGGCAGCTCGCGTTCCGTGAGGAGCGGCTCACGCCGCCGGGGCTCAAGCCGGTGAAGGCCGCGCCGAAGCTGGGCGACGAGGGGTTCTTCGACGTCGACTCGGACGAGGGCGCTGGGGCCGCGAAGGTGGCGGAGCCGGAGGGCGCGGCGCCGCTGGCCTGGAAGGAACTGGAGCCGGATCCGGAGCTGGAGTCGCGTCCGTCGCGGGGCGGAGTGGGAGACCCCGACGAGGCGGACTTCGGTTCGGTCGCGGAAGACGTGGCGGCGGAGGAGCGGGCCAGGGCGGCGGCAGCGGAGTCCTCGGAAGAGGCCGAGTCTTCTTCCTCGGAGCCGACCGAGGAGGAGCTGGCGGCGGCGGGCCTGTCGAACTGGGACGTGCTGGAGCAGGAGCTCAAGGCCTCCGCCGAAGCGCGCGAGCGGGGCGAAGAGCCCGATGCCGCCGAGAAGCCGGTGGGCTCGGACTGGTTCGATTCCGAGACCGTCGAGGAGACGAAGACGGAGGGCACGAAGCCCCTCCAGTGGTCGGATCCCGCGGGCGGTGACGCGGCCCGTGCAGGCCGTGAAGGCGCACGTCCGGACGAGGCGAAGTCAGCGCGTTCCGATGAAGCGAAAGCGTTGCATTCCGGTGATGCGAAGTCAGCGCGTCCGGAGGATGACAAAGCATCGCGTCCGGACGAGGCAAATGCCTCACGTGCGGGTGATGCGCAGGTCTCGCGTGCGGACGAAGCAACGGCGGCACGCCCGGAGGAGGCCAAGGCGTCGCGCGATGGCGGCGCCCCGGATACCGCGGCGCACCGTGTGAACCCCGAGCGGCCACTACGTGTCGCGGCCCGAGTCCCACTGCGTTCGTCGGGCAAGGCCCCTGTGGGAGTTGTCGCGGGCCCGAGCGATGCGGCGGTCAGCCCAGCGGCCCTGAGCGACAAGTCCGGAGCAGGCAGTGCGGCGGTAACGAGTGGCACCGCCGTGGAGTCCGGAGCCGGTGCCGCAGCAGGCACCCATGCCCTGATCAGCGGAGCCGGAGGCACCGCCACGCGCGCGGCAAGTCCGTCCGGCGTCGGCGATGCAGCAGGATCCAATCCTTTTTCATCGCGGTCACGCGACACAGGCGCCGGTACCTCCGCACACACGGGCGACGCGGCTGGAGCGCGCGATGCCGCGAATCCAGACGGCTCCTCGGAGCCCACGGCCCGGCTGGAAGTCCAGGCACCGTCGTCGCCGATGCAGGTGCCCGGAGGCCTGCAACGGGCGAACAAGACGCGCACCCAGGAGCAGCAGGCCCCCGCTCCAGCGAGCAACGACGCGGCCGAGCCACCGTCCGACCTGGCCGCGGAGCTGGAATCGCTGCGTGAAGAGCTCGCGATGGCCTACGCCGCCATCGAGGAGGCGGAGGCCCGCGCCGCGGACGCGGAAGCCCTGGCCGAATCGGAGCAGTCGCTCCGCGTCGAGCTGGAAGAGCGCGTCGCAGGCGAAGCGCGAGCACGAGAGGACGCCCTTCTCGAAGCGAACGCGGAGGTCGAGGCCCGGAGCGCGGTGGAAGTGCGGGCCGAAGCAGAGGTCCACGCCCGAGCCCGCGCCGAGTCGCTGTTGAAGCAGGCGTCGGAGGCCCGCGCGGACTCGGAAGTCCGGGCCGTGTCGGCGACGCAGGCCCTCGCGGAGGTCGAAGCCCGGCTCGCCTCCGAGGCCGGAAGCCGCGTGGAAGCCGAAGCCCGAGCGGACGCCGAGGAGCGCGCCCGCCGCGAAGCCGAAGCCCTCGCGGAGATGGCAAGGCTCGAACTGGCCGAACTCGAGAAGCGCATCGCCACGGAGGTCCAGGCACGCGAGGAGGCCGAACTCCGGGCCCGCCAGGAAGCCCAGACGCGCGAAGAGGCCGAAGCCCGCGCCGAACTGGAGCAGGCCGCGCGCACGGACGTGGAAGCGCGGCTGGAAGCCGAGATCGAAGCCCGGCTCGCGGCCGAAGCCCGAGCGGAGTCCGGCACCGAGCGGACGGAGCGCCGCGACGATGAGACCGCCGCGGTGGAGGCCCGGCGTGCCGAAGCGGAAGCAAGGGCCGAAGCGGAGGCGAAGGCCCGGACCGCCGCCGAAGCGAAGGTGAAGCACTCCGCGCAGGCGCTGTCCCTGGTGGAGGTGCGAGCGCACCAGCTGGCCCAATCGCTGGCTGAGTCCGAAGCAAGGGCGAAGCAGTCCGCGCAGGCGCTGGCCCAGGCGGAGACCCGGGTTCAGCAAGCCACGCAGGCGCTGGCGCAATCCGAGGCGAAGGCGAAGCAGTCCGCCCAGGCCCTGGCGCAGGTGGAGGCCCGGGCGCAGCAGCTGGCGCAGGTGCTGCTGCAGGGCGAAGCCAAGGCAAAGCAGTCCACGCAGGCCGTGAGCCAGGCCGAAGACCGGGCCACGCAAGCAGAGGAAGCCCGAGCCGCCGCCGAAGTCACCGCGGAACGAAACGCCGAGCGCCTGGCCGAAGCAGAAGCCCGGGCCGCGAAGGCCGAGGAAGCCCTGGCCGAAGCCCAGGCCCGAGCGGAAGAAGCCGAAGCCGCGGCGAAGCAGAACGAGACGCGATTCGCGGAGACGCTGGGCCAGGCCAACGCGAGGATGGAGCAGCTCAAGCAGGCCCGCCAGCGAGCCGAAGCCAAGGCCGCGCAGCCCGCCGAAGCCCTGCTCCAGGCAGAAGCGCGAGTGGATCAGCTGACGCAGGCCCTGGCGCGAACCGAAGCCCGCGTGAAGGAGCTGTCGGAGGCCGTGAAGCGCGCCGAAGCGCGAGCCGCCGAAGCCGAACAAGCCCGAGACGCCAACGCCAGACAGCTCCAGGCCGAAGCAGAAGCCAGCGAGGACCTGCTCACCCAGGCCCAGGCCGAAGCGGACGCTCGCGCCGAGCAGCTGAAGAAGGCGCAGGCCGAAGCGGAGACGCGAGCCGAGCAGTTGAAGCAAGCCCAGGCCGAAGCAGAAGCCCGTGAGCAACTGCTCACCCAGGCCCAGGCCGAAGCAGAGGCCCGCGCCGAGCAGCTGACGCAGGCCCAGGTCGAAGCACAGGCCCGCGAGGAATTGCTCACTCGGGCTCAGGCCGAAGCACAGGCCCGCGAGGAAAAGCTCAAGCAGCTTGAGGCTGAGGCAACGGCCCGCGAAGAACAGCTGCGGCAGGCACAGGCCGAAGCAGAAGCCCGCGAAGAACACCTGAAGCAGGTGCAGGCCGAAGCAGAGAACCGCGGGGAAAAGCTCAAGCAGCTTGAGGCCGAAGCAGAGGCTCGCGAGGAGCAGCTCAAGCAGTCCCAGTCGGGAGCAGAAGCCCGCGAGGAGTCGCTCACTCAGGCTCAGGCGGAGGCCGAGGCCCGCGAGGAGAGGCTCAAGCAGCTTGAGGCCGAGGCAGAGGCCCGCGCGGAGAAGCTCAAGCAGCTTGAGGCCGAGACAGAGGCCCGCGAAGAACAGCTCAAGCAAGCCCAAGCCGAAGCAGCGGCCCGCGAAGAACAGCTCAAACAGGTCCAGGCCGAATCCGACGCCCGCGCGGAACAACTGGCGCAGCTCCAGTCCGAAGCGAAGCAGACCGCCGAGCAGCTGACGCAGGCCCGCGCCGAAGCAGAGGCCCGCGCGGAGCAGCTCCAGCGGCTCCAGTCCGACTCGGGCGACCGAGCGGATCAATTCACGCAGGTTCAGGCCGAAGCCGCGAAGACAGCCGGCCAGCTCAAGCTGGCCCAGGCCGAAGCCGAGGCCCTGGCCCAGGCACGCACCGAAGCCGAAGCACGCATCGCGCAGCTCACCCAAGCACTGGCCCAGGCCGAACAGGCCCGCACCGAAGCGGAAGCAACCGCCGAGCAGCAGCTCCAGGCCCGCACCGCCGCGGAATCCCGCGCCCTCCAGGCGGAGCAGAAGTCCGCCGAGTCCACCGCCAAGGCCACGTCCGAAGGACGCCTGCGCACCGTGCTGGAAGTCCGCCTCGACTCCGAGGCCCGCGCCCGCCAGGACCTCGAAGCCCGCATCGAAACCGAATCCCAGGCCCGCACCGCCGCCGAAGCCCGCCTCGCCGCCGAAACCCACGCCCGAGCCGAAGCCGAAGCCCGAGCCCAATCCGAGTCCACGAACCTCACGCAGGCCCGAGACACCCTGCAATCCCAGCTCGACCAGCTCCGAGAAGAACTCACCCGCGAGCGCGAAGCCCGCGTCCGGCTCGAAGCCGAAGCCGTCGAGCAGCGCCTCCAGGCCGAGCGCGAGCGCGAACAACTCGAAGCCCGAGCGCAGCGGGACGCGGAAGAAGCCGCGGCCCAGGCGCGCGCGACCCTCATCCCGCTCGAATCGCCCGGCCGCCCGGAGATGGCGGTGGCCCGCAGCGGCAGCCTCACGCAAGAGGGCCTCGCGCGCCTCGTGCTGCGGCTGTGTGACGCGCGCATGGAAGTCCGCCTGGAACTCAAGGTGATGAACGCCTTGCGCGTCCTCTGGCTGCGCGACGGAGCCCTGGTCGGCGCCGCGTCCTCCGCGCAGGGCGAGTCCCTCATCGACCGCGCCCGCGCGGACGGCCTCATCGACGCGCGCCAGGAAGCCGAGCTGCGGCTCGTGCGCAGCGCCACCACCGGCACGCTCCTGGAGGCCCTGCGCGGCCGGGGCTACGTGCGCGAAGCCGAATCCGTCCCGCTGGTGCAGCGCTACACCGAACAGGTCTTCCTGGACGCGCTCGCCGAACCGTCCACGCTCTACCGCCTGGTGCCGGAGCCCGCGCCGCATGAGGTGGCCCTCGCCGCCGCCACGCGCCCGCCGCTGCACCTGCTCGCGGAAGGGCTGCGCAACACACTCACCGCCGAATCGCTCCTCGACGCCGCCGGCTCCCTGCGAGCCCAGGTCTCCCGAGGCGACGCGCACATGGCCCCCACGGACTTCGGCCTCTCCGCCCGCGAGCTCCAGCTCCTGCAGGCCGTGGACGGTGAACGCACGCTGGAGTCGCTGCTCCTGGGCGCGGGGCTGCCGCAGGACGGCGCGCTCAAGACGCTCGCGGTGGCGCGCGCGCTGGGCCTCATCGCCCTGCACCCGCCCTCGGAGGACGCGCAGGGCGACCTGCCGCCGGAGCTGGACGTGCACCGGCTGGAGGCCAAGTTCGAGGAGATCCAGGACGCGGACTACTTCACCGTGCTGGGGCTCGCGCGCTCGGCCGGCAGCGAGGAGGTCAAGCGGGCCTACGCGCTGCTCGCCGCCGAGTTCCACCCGCTGCGCTTCGCCGGCCACCCGGACCCCGCGCTCCAGCACCGGGCACAGCAGATCCGCGCGGTACTGACGGAGGCCGCGCGGGCCTTGGGAGACGACCGGCTGCGGGGGGAGTACGCCCGTAATCTGCTCGACTGA